In Silene latifolia isolate original U9 population chromosome 3, ASM4854445v1, whole genome shotgun sequence, a single window of DNA contains:
- the LOC141646893 gene encoding protein disulfide isomerase-like 5-4 isoform X1, protein MMSSTKLKSVDFYRKIPRDLTEASLSGAGLSIVAALAMVFLFGMELSSYLSLSTSTSVVVDKSPDGEFLRIEFNMSFPALSCEFASVDVSDALGTNRLNITKTIRKFSIDSHLRPTGPEYLSGSTTNLVKHDDDGEEDYGEGSLALNGQNFERVAQEHDILVVNFYAPWCFWSKRLKPSWEKAANIIRERHDPEADGRILLGKVDCTEQVDLCRKHHIQGYPSIRVFRKGTDLKDDHGHHEHESYYGDRDTESLVKFFESQLTSIPLEKQHLAIEDKSDNKTQNVKRPAPPSGGCRIEGFVRVKKVPGNLVISARSGSHSFDASKMNMSHVITHFSFGKTLTPRIMSDIKRIRPYLGASHDRLSGQSYITKDEASDANVTIEHYLQVVKSEVRTSNERTLVEEHEYTAHSSLVHSPNIPVAKFHFELSPLQVLITENPRSFSHFITSVCAIIGGVFTVAGILDSILHNTMRIVKKVELGKNF, encoded by the exons AAAAATTCCCAGAGATTTAACGGAAGCATCATTATCAGGTGCAGGATTGTCCATTGTAGCTGCGTTGGCCATGGTCTTTTTGTTTGGAATG GAGCTAAGTAGTTATTTATCTTTGAGCACTTCTACATCTGTTGTAGTTGATAAGAGCCCAGATGGAGAGTTCTTACGCATTGAATTCAATATGAG CTTTCCAGCCCTTTCTTGTGAATTTGCTTCTGTGGATGTGAGCGATGCCTTGGGAACG AACAGGTTGAATATAACAAAGACCATCCGCAAGTTCTCAATAGACTCTCACCTGAGACCAACTGGTCCGGAGTACCTATCTGGATCGACCACAAATCTTGTTAAgcatgatgatgatggtgaggaAGACTATGGTGAAGGTTCTCTTGCTCTCAATGGGCAAAATTTTGAGAGGGTTGCACAGGA GCATGATATTTTGGTGGTCAACTTTTATGCGCCTTGGTGTTTCTGGAGCAAAAGACTG AAACCTTCATGGGAGAAAGCAGCAAATATTATTAGGGAGAG ACATGATCCCGAAGCAGATGGACGGATTCTTTTGGGTAAAGTTGATTGCACTGAACAAGTTGATTTGTGCAGAAA GCATCACATACAGGGTTACCCATCTATTAGAGTTTTCAGGAAAGGAACGGACTTGAA GGACGATCATGGCCACCATGAACACGAGTCTTATTATGGAGATCGCGACACCGAGAGTCTAGTTAAG TTTTTTGAATCTCAACTCACATCAATTCCATTGGAGAAGCAACATCTGGCTATTGAGGATAAGTCTGATAATAAGACTCAGAATGTAAAGAGACCTGCACCGCCTTCAGGTGGCTGTAGAATTGAAGGATTTGTTCGTGTTAAGAAG GTGCCTGGCAACCTTGTCATCTCTGCTCGCTCTGGATCACATTCATTTGATGCATCTAAGAtgaacatgtcacatgtcatcaCTCACTTTTCCTTTGGAAAGACCCTCACACCAAGAATAATGAGTGATATAAAGAGAATCAGGCCTTATCTTGGTGCTAGCCATGATCGGTTGAGCGGCCAATCTTATATTACAAAAGATGAGGCCTCAGATGCAaatgtcacc ATCGAGCATTATCTACAAGTTGTGAAAAGCGAAGTGAGGACATCAAATGAGCGTACATTGGTCGAGGAGCATGAATATACTGCTCACAGTAGCTTGGTTCACAGTCCCAACATCCCGGTTGCAAAATTTCACTTTGAGCTCTCTCCATTACAG GTGCTGATAACCGAAAATCCCAGGTCTTTCTCACATTTCATTACCAGCGTTTGTGCAATTATTGGGGGCGTTTTCACG GTTGCTGGGATATTGGATTCAATTCTGCACAATACAATGCGGATTGTGAAGAAAGTCGAGTTAGGAAAGAATTTTTGA
- the LOC141646893 gene encoding protein disulfide isomerase-like 5-4 isoform X2 produces MPWERLNITKTIRKFSIDSHLRPTGPEYLSGSTTNLVKHDDDGEEDYGEGSLALNGQNFERVAQEHDILVVNFYAPWCFWSKRLKPSWEKAANIIRERHDPEADGRILLGKVDCTEQVDLCRKHHIQGYPSIRVFRKGTDLKDDHGHHEHESYYGDRDTESLVKFFESQLTSIPLEKQHLAIEDKSDNKTQNVKRPAPPSGGCRIEGFVRVKKVPGNLVISARSGSHSFDASKMNMSHVITHFSFGKTLTPRIMSDIKRIRPYLGASHDRLSGQSYITKDEASDANVTIEHYLQVVKSEVRTSNERTLVEEHEYTAHSSLVHSPNIPVAKFHFELSPLQVLITENPRSFSHFITSVCAIIGGVFTVAGILDSILHNTMRIVKKVELGKNF; encoded by the exons ATGCCTTGGGAACG GTTGAATATAACAAAGACCATCCGCAAGTTCTCAATAGACTCTCACCTGAGACCAACTGGTCCGGAGTACCTATCTGGATCGACCACAAATCTTGTTAAgcatgatgatgatggtgaggaAGACTATGGTGAAGGTTCTCTTGCTCTCAATGGGCAAAATTTTGAGAGGGTTGCACAGGA GCATGATATTTTGGTGGTCAACTTTTATGCGCCTTGGTGTTTCTGGAGCAAAAGACTG AAACCTTCATGGGAGAAAGCAGCAAATATTATTAGGGAGAG ACATGATCCCGAAGCAGATGGACGGATTCTTTTGGGTAAAGTTGATTGCACTGAACAAGTTGATTTGTGCAGAAA GCATCACATACAGGGTTACCCATCTATTAGAGTTTTCAGGAAAGGAACGGACTTGAA GGACGATCATGGCCACCATGAACACGAGTCTTATTATGGAGATCGCGACACCGAGAGTCTAGTTAAG TTTTTTGAATCTCAACTCACATCAATTCCATTGGAGAAGCAACATCTGGCTATTGAGGATAAGTCTGATAATAAGACTCAGAATGTAAAGAGACCTGCACCGCCTTCAGGTGGCTGTAGAATTGAAGGATTTGTTCGTGTTAAGAAG GTGCCTGGCAACCTTGTCATCTCTGCTCGCTCTGGATCACATTCATTTGATGCATCTAAGAtgaacatgtcacatgtcatcaCTCACTTTTCCTTTGGAAAGACCCTCACACCAAGAATAATGAGTGATATAAAGAGAATCAGGCCTTATCTTGGTGCTAGCCATGATCGGTTGAGCGGCCAATCTTATATTACAAAAGATGAGGCCTCAGATGCAaatgtcacc ATCGAGCATTATCTACAAGTTGTGAAAAGCGAAGTGAGGACATCAAATGAGCGTACATTGGTCGAGGAGCATGAATATACTGCTCACAGTAGCTTGGTTCACAGTCCCAACATCCCGGTTGCAAAATTTCACTTTGAGCTCTCTCCATTACAG GTGCTGATAACCGAAAATCCCAGGTCTTTCTCACATTTCATTACCAGCGTTTGTGCAATTATTGGGGGCGTTTTCACG GTTGCTGGGATATTGGATTCAATTCTGCACAATACAATGCGGATTGTGAAGAAAGTCGAGTTAGGAAAGAATTTTTGA
- the LOC141646894 gene encoding rab GTPase-activating protein 22-like — MMWMDHGQSADSYYEVKPGITDAPKTKFRIKAGRTLSARKWQAAFSAEGQVDFTKILSRIHRGGIHPSIRGEVWEFLLGCYDPNSTFDERLQVQEQRRVQYALWKEDCRQMFPLIGSGRFITAPIINEKGEPVLDPLVLLETNMGNGNGGSGDTTIENLRRDNSPMSQKEIQWKLHLHQIGLDVKRTDRALLFFEKQENLSKLWDILSVYAWIDEDVGYCQGMSDLCSPMIILLDNEADAFWCFERLMRRLRGNFRATGRSIGVEAQLSNLSAITQVVDPKLHQHLETLGGGDYLFAIRMLMVLFRREFSFGDSLYLWEMMWALEYDPDLYYVYQDSDSASENTDGSKSRTKSIRHYGKFERENLKSGVKEDAPLPISVFLVVSVLKDKSPRLLKEARGLDDVVKILNDIAGDLDAKKACVNAMKLHKKYLKQQAKKT, encoded by the exons ATGATGTGGATGGATCATGGTCAATCTGCAGATTCATATTATGAAGTCAAGCCTGGAATTACTGATGCTCCTAAGACTAAGTTCAGGATCAAG GCTGGTAGAACCTTGAGTGCGAGGAAATGGCAGGCTGCTTTTTCTGCAGAAGGCCAAGTTGATTTTACCAAAATATTGAGTAGGATACATCGAGGG GGGATCCATCCATCAATTAGAGGAGAGGTCTGGGAATTTTTACTTGGATGTTATGATCCGAATAGCACATTTGATGAGCGATTACAAGTACAGGAACAAAGAAG GGTGCAGTACGCTTTATGGAAGGAGGATTGTCGTCAGATGTTTCCCCTGATTGGCAGTGGCAGGTTTATAACAGCTCCCATAATCAATGAAAAAGGAGAACCTGTTTTGGATCCTTTGGTACTGCTCGAAACAAATATGGGAAATGGTAATGGGGGTAGTGGAGATACGACAATAGAGAATCTAAGGAGGGATAACAGTCCTATGTCCCAGAAAGAAATTCAATGGAAGCTTCATCTACATCAAATAG GTCTTGATGTGAAACGCACTGATAGGGCGCTCCTGTTCTTTGAGAAGCAGGAAAATCTTTCTAAACTCTGGGATATTTTATCTGTTTACGCCTGGATAGATGAGGATGTCGGTTACTGCCAAG GAATGAGTGATCTATGTTCCCCCATGATAATTCTCCTTGACAATGAAGCTGATGCCTTTTGGTGCTTTGAACGTCTTATGCGAAGATTG AGAGGAAATTTCCGAGCCACTGGCAGATCTATTGGAGTTGAGGCACAACTTAGCAATCTATCAGCAATTACTCAAGTTGTCGATCCCAAACTTCATCAGCATCTAG AAACACTTGGTGGAGGTGACTATCTATTTGCCATTAGAATGCTCATGGTTTTGTTTCGCCGTGAATTTTCTTTTGGCGACTCTCTGTACCTGTGGGAG ATGATGTGGGCTTTAGAATATGATCCAGACCTTTACTATGTATACCAAGATTCTGATTCTGCTAGTGAAAACACAGACGGATCTAAAAGTAGAACGAAATCAATACGCCATTATGGAAAATTTGAGAGAGAGAATTTAAAAAGCGGAGTCAAGGAAGATGCTCCCCTCCCCATTTCCGTTTTCCTTGTTGTCAGTGTTTTGAAAGATAAGAGCCCCAGGCTACTCAAAGAAGCTCGTGGTCTCGATGATGTTGTCAAG ATTTTGAATGACATTGCTGGAGATTTAGATGCCAAGAAAGCTTGTGTTAATGCAATGAAgctgcataaaaagtatttaaaACAACAG GCAAAGAAAACATAA